One Geoalkalibacter subterraneus genomic window carries:
- a CDS encoding TraK domain-containing protein, whose protein sequence is MQLKTTFTFLTALYLLSLSCAAFAAPTAQDLPGVPLKSIIDTSGQNQKSPSMTPDFSSSTPRVTEIRPSADGQEESIPLSLPGVLKETVAEAKETADRQSTPAPSVSKKTKAVIPPGQESNKSEQEPESTRVAIEVYPGENMILPVANNHTNRLITPFGTAKVHTASSAAIEVDADDESIVYVTPDSKDLITMFVTEKEGDQTKALSLTLVPRAIPPREVRVLVAGEEGQTIGFSQAAAQQWEVQDEYTRMLEKLMVEIAKQNTPQGYGLRLPSAKDPVITCDIPGVTVETGQILDGHNMFVVVSKISNISDQTIEINERACYQRGMLAAAPWPYVWLEPGQATELYTIFRRPSPEEQKPHRPSLISQSGGAR, encoded by the coding sequence GCCTTTGCCGCGCCCACAGCGCAAGATCTGCCCGGCGTACCCTTGAAATCAATCATCGATACGTCTGGCCAGAACCAGAAAAGCCCCTCGATGACTCCGGATTTTTCCTCTTCCACGCCACGGGTCACAGAAATCAGGCCCTCCGCGGACGGACAAGAGGAGTCCATCCCTCTCTCACTTCCTGGGGTCTTAAAGGAAACGGTGGCCGAAGCAAAAGAAACGGCAGATCGTCAATCGACGCCCGCGCCTTCTGTGTCAAAGAAAACAAAAGCTGTCATCCCGCCGGGACAGGAATCGAACAAGTCAGAGCAGGAGCCGGAAAGCACCCGGGTCGCAATCGAGGTTTACCCCGGCGAGAACATGATCTTGCCTGTGGCAAACAACCATACCAACCGACTGATCACCCCCTTTGGTACGGCTAAGGTTCACACCGCTTCCAGTGCTGCGATCGAAGTGGATGCTGACGATGAGTCCATCGTCTATGTCACCCCCGACAGCAAGGACCTGATCACTATGTTCGTAACGGAGAAAGAGGGTGATCAGACCAAGGCGTTGTCGCTAACGCTTGTGCCTCGCGCCATTCCTCCCCGTGAAGTCAGAGTCCTTGTCGCAGGCGAAGAAGGCCAAACCATAGGCTTCTCACAAGCTGCCGCCCAGCAGTGGGAGGTCCAGGACGAATACACCCGTATGCTCGAGAAGCTGATGGTTGAGATCGCAAAGCAAAACACGCCCCAGGGCTACGGGCTAAGGCTTCCTTCGGCGAAAGATCCGGTTATTACCTGCGATATCCCGGGGGTAACGGTCGAGACAGGACAGATTCTTGACGGACACAACATGTTTGTCGTGGTCAGCAAGATTTCCAATATCTCCGACCAGACCATCGAGATCAACGAGCGGGCCTGCTATCAGCGCGGGATGCTTGCAGCGGCTCCCTGGCCTTATGTATGGCTCGAACCGGGTCAGGCGACAGAACTCTACACGATCTTCCGTCGCCCCTCGCCGGAGGAACAAAAGCCCCATCGGCCATCTTTGATTTCTCAGTCGGGAGGTGCTCGGTAA
- a CDS encoding TrbI/VirB10 family protein encodes MARTGSGDRTLHDLPSPLAGGTKAPSAIFDFSVGRCSVMSSNKRSAFSSLMEKIPAKQRRWLSIGLIATAFIGILWIFVSGDTDTRRERVSRDDVVKEIFTGANVREQGLQGLTSEVSRLRKEIAKMQQQNENLNKRIEKQQEDRKKIVEFDEERVSRAAASEAVKRVEEIYNKKLKNMQNLLEVQQGKQGDVSSPRSASSQGQQPLGSTQDPSQLYDVDWENQSAAPAQGTAGQEQQTSKKKKTQFRVITAQEDPKQKKEKEEEPQEFFIPAGSILSGTLLTGLDAPTAQVARSNPYPVVLRLKKEAILPNRHRADVRECFLVASGYGDLSSERAYLRSELISCVREDGGVIEAPIDMFASGEDGKAGVRGRLVSKQGQFLARALMAGFMDGFSDVFSSTPVPTLVTNSDSDSKVFQQNFSQQALESAGIRGVGDALEKLADFYMDMAANIFPIIEIDAGREIDFLMTRGTKLKMVSGG; translated from the coding sequence ATGGCTCGAACCGGGTCAGGCGACAGAACTCTACACGATCTTCCGTCGCCCCTCGCCGGAGGAACAAAAGCCCCATCGGCCATCTTTGATTTCTCAGTCGGGAGGTGCTCGGTAATGAGTTCGAATAAAAGAAGCGCATTTAGCTCGTTGATGGAAAAAATCCCGGCCAAGCAAAGGCGCTGGCTTTCAATCGGGCTTATCGCCACAGCGTTTATCGGCATTTTGTGGATTTTTGTCTCTGGCGATACCGATACGCGCAGAGAGCGCGTTTCGCGTGATGACGTCGTAAAGGAGATCTTTACCGGCGCAAACGTCAGAGAGCAGGGCCTGCAAGGGCTAACCAGCGAAGTCAGTCGCCTGAGAAAAGAAATCGCCAAAATGCAGCAGCAAAACGAAAACCTCAATAAACGCATCGAAAAACAGCAGGAAGACCGCAAGAAAATTGTGGAGTTCGATGAAGAGCGTGTCAGCCGGGCTGCTGCCTCAGAAGCGGTGAAAAGGGTTGAAGAGATCTACAACAAAAAACTTAAGAACATGCAAAACCTCCTTGAAGTTCAACAGGGCAAGCAAGGTGATGTGTCAAGCCCTCGAAGCGCTTCATCGCAAGGACAGCAACCTCTGGGATCGACACAAGATCCTTCGCAGCTCTACGATGTGGATTGGGAAAATCAATCGGCTGCCCCCGCTCAAGGTACAGCTGGACAGGAGCAGCAGACATCCAAAAAGAAAAAGACTCAGTTTCGCGTTATCACCGCTCAGGAAGATCCAAAGCAAAAAAAAGAAAAGGAAGAAGAGCCGCAGGAATTTTTTATCCCTGCCGGTTCAATTCTTAGCGGAACGCTTCTGACCGGCCTTGACGCGCCTACCGCCCAGGTCGCTCGCAGCAATCCTTATCCGGTTGTGCTTCGCCTTAAAAAGGAGGCCATCTTGCCCAACCGCCATCGTGCCGATGTGCGCGAGTGCTTTCTGGTGGCCTCTGGTTACGGGGACTTGAGTTCGGAGCGTGCCTACCTTCGTTCGGAGCTGATCTCCTGTGTGCGCGAAGATGGCGGCGTGATCGAGGCACCCATCGATATGTTCGCCTCCGGCGAAGACGGAAAGGCCGGTGTGCGAGGGCGCCTGGTCAGCAAGCAGGGACAGTTCCTGGCGCGTGCGCTTATGGCTGGGTTTATGGATGGGTTCAGCGACGTGTTCTCGTCAACGCCTGTTCCCACGCTGGTCACCAATTCCGATTCAGATTCAAAAGTTTTCCAGCAGAACTTCTCACAACAGGCCCTGGAAAGTGCCGGGATCCGGGGCGTGGGTGACGCATTAGAGAAGCTGGCTGACTTCTATATGGACATGGCCGCAAACATCTTTCCCATCATTGAAATTGATGCCGGTCGCGAAATCGATTTCCTGATGACGCGCGGCACCAAGCTCAAGATGGTTTCCGGAGGCTGA
- a CDS encoding DsbC family protein, translating into MTTTYFRKNFIAAAILAFAAISAPVMAAEQLPTAMKNLPPGMVDPNKEAVDAMQMIPSEGFQMVEANGKTFLLSIDGRYMVRGELHDLWSGQTISSVKQLTDTMDRLDFEKVGLDVQELFGLDYGSGDKQVVVFVAPGCPHCHTLMQKMPELASEYTFRLIPLPFMGPESVKHTKQVACAADRYPEEATQALMSENYDLLPVKEEMCDLDGVRKSLISSKILGIKGVPYVVSHDKRVSRGAPRDLKAFLEGGE; encoded by the coding sequence ATGACAACAACGTATTTCCGTAAAAACTTTATCGCAGCAGCAATTCTGGCCTTTGCGGCCATCTCCGCGCCCGTTATGGCGGCAGAGCAGCTTCCCACCGCCATGAAGAACCTCCCGCCGGGGATGGTCGACCCGAACAAGGAGGCGGTTGATGCCATGCAGATGATTCCCTCGGAAGGGTTTCAGATGGTTGAGGCCAACGGCAAGACTTTTCTTCTCTCAATCGATGGCCGCTACATGGTGCGTGGCGAGCTTCACGATTTGTGGAGCGGGCAGACCATCTCTTCGGTCAAGCAGCTCACCGACACCATGGATCGGCTCGATTTCGAAAAAGTCGGACTCGATGTGCAGGAACTCTTCGGCCTTGACTACGGCTCGGGAGATAAGCAGGTCGTGGTTTTTGTCGCCCCTGGCTGCCCCCACTGCCACACCTTGATGCAAAAGATGCCGGAGCTTGCCTCCGAATACACCTTTCGCCTGATCCCACTGCCGTTTATGGGCCCGGAGTCGGTCAAGCACACAAAACAGGTGGCGTGTGCGGCAGATCGGTATCCCGAAGAGGCCACACAGGCCCTTATGAGTGAGAACTACGACCTTCTCCCTGTCAAAGAAGAGATGTGTGACCTCGATGGGGTCCGCAAAAGCCTGATCAGCTCAAAAATTCTTGGCATCAAAGGTGTGCCCTATGTGGTCTCGCACGACAAACGTGTAAGCCGGGGAGCACCCCGAGATCTTAAAGCTTTTTTGGAAGGAGGTGAATAA
- a CDS encoding TraV family lipoprotein: protein MGLGNGNYGCEGFPEGVNCMSARDVYNLTDFDGEIQAQLQAQENKKSDQQSQMPVPAQTLHRDEIAQRMLDTNGSIPIRTPAQVIRITVFSWEDKYGALHSGDTIYSEVEQRRWMVGEKAPKRAASLKPLDVRSRQPEGKNNKPADFSQYQSIVPQTQNKGEERQ from the coding sequence ATGGGTCTGGGAAACGGCAACTACGGGTGCGAAGGCTTCCCCGAAGGCGTCAATTGCATGTCTGCCCGTGACGTTTACAACCTCACAGACTTCGATGGAGAGATTCAGGCACAGCTGCAGGCGCAGGAAAATAAAAAAAGCGACCAACAATCACAGATGCCAGTTCCTGCTCAAACTCTGCATCGTGACGAAATCGCCCAACGCATGCTTGATACGAACGGCTCTATCCCGATCAGGACTCCGGCCCAGGTCATCAGGATCACAGTCTTTTCCTGGGAGGATAAGTACGGGGCTCTGCATTCCGGAGACACGATTTATTCGGAAGTTGAACAAAGGCGCTGGATGGTGGGGGAGAAGGCTCCAAAAAGGGCTGCATCTCTTAAACCTCTTGACGTCCGGTCAAGACAACCTGAAGGCAAAAACAACAAACCGGCCGATTTTTCCCAATATCAGTCAATCGTGCCGCAAACCCAAAACAAAGGAGAAGAAAGACAGTGA
- the traA gene encoding TraA family conjugative transfer protein, translated as MEDKKRNWAKPFALCLMLLAAISVVPDIAMAGGVGGPLDDVYTELTTWTQGSVGKLITLAFIIVGVVAGIVRQSLMAFAVGIGAGLGVYNAEGIVETIFSATI; from the coding sequence ATGGAAGACAAAAAACGCAACTGGGCAAAACCCTTTGCCCTCTGCCTGATGCTACTGGCTGCGATTTCAGTGGTCCCTGATATCGCGATGGCCGGCGGCGTAGGCGGTCCTCTTGATGACGTTTACACCGAGCTGACCACCTGGACCCAAGGTTCGGTCGGCAAGCTGATTACCCTGGCATTTATAATCGTCGGGGTTGTCGCGGGGATTGTGCGCCAGTCGCTGATGGCTTTTGCGGTTGGTATCGGCGCAGGCCTTGGGGTCTACAATGCCGAAGGCATCGTGGAGACCATCTTTAGCGCAACCATTTAA